Proteins from a single region of Stappia sp. ES.058:
- a CDS encoding cupin domain-containing protein — protein MDLNAEFERPAAVHAGELEWRASPMPGVSRRMLDRIGDEVARATSIVRYDAESAFSAHTHGGGEEFFVLEGVFQDEHGDYPAGTYVRNPPGSSHTPASRDGCVIFVKLWQFDPADRSHVIVDTSKASPVPHRDRPGVSVLPLFADGREDVRLEFWEPNAHVDLAVEGGAELLVLAGSLRHGDEVFGRDGWLRLPVGARLDATAGAQGARVFVKTGHLRDVRAPATG, from the coding sequence ATGGATCTCAATGCGGAATTCGAACGGCCTGCCGCCGTGCATGCGGGCGAGCTGGAATGGCGGGCGTCGCCGATGCCCGGCGTCAGCCGGCGCATGCTCGACCGCATCGGCGACGAGGTCGCCCGCGCCACCTCCATCGTGCGCTACGATGCGGAAAGCGCCTTTTCCGCGCATACCCATGGCGGTGGCGAGGAGTTCTTCGTGCTGGAAGGGGTGTTTCAGGACGAGCACGGCGATTATCCGGCCGGCACTTATGTGCGCAATCCGCCGGGATCGAGCCATACGCCCGCCTCCAGGGACGGCTGCGTCATCTTCGTCAAGCTCTGGCAGTTCGACCCCGCCGACCGGAGCCATGTGATCGTCGACACCAGCAAGGCCTCACCGGTCCCGCATCGCGACCGGCCCGGTGTCTCCGTCCTGCCGCTGTTTGCCGATGGCCGCGAGGACGTGCGCCTGGAATTCTGGGAGCCGAATGCGCACGTCGATCTCGCGGTCGAAGGCGGCGCGGAACTCCTCGTGCTTGCAGGCAGCCTGCGTCACGGCGACGAGGTCTTTGGCCGGGACGGGTGGCTCCGCCTGCCGGTGGGCGCAAGGCTCGATGCAACGGCCGGCGCGCAAGGCGCGCGCGTCTTCGTCAAGACCGGCCACCTGCGCGACGTCCGCGCGCCCGCGACCGGCTGA
- a CDS encoding ABC transporter permease gives MLVYAAKRFASLAATLLVATLLVFVVLEILPGDPAQLMLGLNAQDDTLAALREELGLDQPAWIRYLAWIGGFATGDLGTSYTYSVPVSELVADRAVVSLPLALIALALSTVIAIPVGVHAARHRGGWQDSGIMALTQVGIAIPNFWFAMLLVYVFAVMLRIAPSGGFPGWEAGVFPALQALVLPAIALALPQAAILARVMRSALIDALHEDYVRTARAKGLTRHATLWRHAVRNAFIPVLTILGLQFSFLIAGTIIIENVFYLPGLGRLIFQAITQRDLIVVKSVVVLLVATVIVVTFLVDMAYAVTDPRLRKR, from the coding sequence ATGCTGGTCTATGCCGCCAAACGTTTCGCCAGCCTCGCTGCGACGCTTCTCGTCGCGACGCTTCTGGTATTCGTGGTGCTGGAGATCCTGCCGGGCGATCCTGCGCAGCTGATGCTCGGGCTGAACGCGCAGGACGACACGCTCGCCGCGCTGCGCGAAGAGCTCGGCCTCGACCAGCCGGCCTGGATCCGCTACCTCGCCTGGATCGGCGGCTTTGCGACCGGGGATCTCGGCACGTCCTACACCTATTCCGTACCGGTCTCCGAACTGGTCGCGGATCGCGCCGTCGTGTCCCTGCCGCTGGCGCTGATCGCGCTGGCGCTTTCCACCGTGATCGCCATACCCGTCGGCGTCCATGCCGCGCGCCACCGCGGCGGCTGGCAGGACAGCGGCATCATGGCGTTGACGCAGGTCGGCATCGCCATCCCCAATTTCTGGTTCGCCATGCTGCTGGTCTACGTCTTTGCGGTCATGCTGAGGATCGCGCCCTCCGGTGGCTTTCCGGGCTGGGAGGCAGGCGTCTTTCCGGCGTTGCAGGCGCTGGTGCTTCCGGCCATCGCACTCGCCCTGCCGCAGGCGGCCATCCTTGCGCGCGTCATGCGCTCCGCGCTGATCGACGCGCTGCATGAGGACTATGTGCGCACCGCGCGCGCCAAGGGACTGACCCGTCACGCGACCCTGTGGCGCCATGCGGTGCGCAACGCCTTCATTCCCGTTCTGACGATCCTCGGCCTGCAGTTCTCCTTCCTGATCGCCGGCACGATCATCATCGAGAACGTCTTCTATCTGCCGGGCTTGGGGCGGCTGATCTTTCAGGCGATCACCCAGCGCGACCTGATCGTGGTGAAGAGCGTCGTCGTGCTTCTGGTCGCAACGGTCATTGTGGTGACCTTCCTCGTCGACATGGCCTATGCGGTGACCGATCCGCGCCTGAGGAAGCGGTGA
- a CDS encoding ROK family protein, whose protein sequence is MMQETSRRLRIGIDWGGTKMEAIALDGAGTERFRQRVTTPRDDYHGCIGAVAALVEAAEAATGETGSVGLGIPGSLSPATGLVKNANSTWMNGQPLDRDLEATLGRPVRIQNDANCLAVSEATDGAGAGRHIVHAIIVGTGCGSGIAIDGVAHRGANGIGGEWGNIPVPWMTEDEFPGPDCWTGHRGTIDRMCSGTGFQWDYERVTGTAATGHEIVARARAGEQEAKAALERYISRLARAMAMVANILDPDVFVLGGGMSNVDELYLRLPDLMAPYIFSDQYSVPIRKAKHGDSSGVRGAAWLWND, encoded by the coding sequence ATGATGCAGGAGACTTCGCGCCGGCTCAGGATCGGGATCGACTGGGGCGGCACCAAGATGGAGGCCATCGCCCTCGACGGCGCGGGCACGGAGCGCTTTCGCCAGCGGGTCACCACACCGCGTGACGACTATCATGGCTGTATCGGTGCGGTCGCCGCCCTGGTGGAGGCAGCCGAAGCCGCAACCGGCGAGACCGGCAGCGTAGGGCTCGGCATCCCGGGATCGCTGTCGCCGGCGACCGGGCTCGTCAAGAACGCCAATTCCACCTGGATGAACGGACAACCGCTCGACCGCGACCTCGAAGCCACCCTCGGCCGGCCGGTGCGCATTCAAAACGACGCCAACTGCCTGGCCGTTTCGGAAGCAACGGACGGCGCGGGCGCCGGCCGGCATATCGTGCATGCGATCATCGTCGGGACCGGATGCGGCTCGGGCATCGCCATCGACGGGGTGGCCCATCGCGGCGCCAACGGCATCGGCGGGGAATGGGGCAACATTCCCGTGCCCTGGATGACGGAGGACGAATTTCCCGGTCCCGATTGCTGGACCGGCCATCGCGGAACCATCGACCGGATGTGCTCCGGCACCGGGTTTCAGTGGGACTATGAGCGCGTGACCGGCACCGCGGCGACCGGGCATGAAATCGTCGCCCGCGCCCGCGCCGGAGAGCAAGAGGCAAAGGCCGCGCTGGAGCGCTACATCTCGCGGCTGGCCCGGGCGATGGCGATGGTCGCGAATATCCTGGACCCGGATGTCTTCGTGCTGGGCGGCGGCATGTCGAATGTGGACGAACTCTATTTACGCCTTCCCGACCTGATGGCCCCCTATATCTTCTCCGACCAGTATTCCGTTCCGATCCGAAAGGCGAAACACGGCGACAGCTCCGGCGTGCGCGGCGCCGCCTGGCTCTGGAACGACTGA
- a CDS encoding N-formylglutamate amidohydrolase, whose product MADGRPADGTMIEVRRPARVLAPLVLDSPHSGTVYPPDFDPLQPPSRYRRAEDMYVDELFGAAPDLGLPLLAARFGRIYCDVNRAFDDLSPETLADGDGLVLAPSAKARLGKGVVWTATPPDGAPLLASPLARSDYEARLSRCWRPYHASLAALLKETRGAGRGVYHLDLHSMQPVANAMHEDTTGGLRPDIVLSDREGQSCEPGFIEAAKRILGRLGFSVAINDPFKGAEILARHGDPENGVHSLQVEVNRALYMNVETYEKTADFSDTQQRLSVFLRDLRDWVAAR is encoded by the coding sequence ATGGCAGACGGCAGGCCCGCCGATGGCACGATGATCGAGGTCCGCCGGCCGGCGCGTGTGCTGGCGCCGCTTGTGCTCGACAGCCCGCATTCGGGGACGGTTTATCCGCCGGACTTCGATCCGCTCCAGCCGCCATCGCGCTACCGTCGCGCGGAGGACATGTATGTCGATGAGCTGTTCGGCGCCGCACCCGATCTCGGACTGCCGTTGCTCGCGGCCCGCTTCGGGCGGATCTATTGCGATGTGAACCGGGCCTTCGACGACCTGTCTCCCGAAACGTTGGCCGACGGTGACGGTCTGGTGCTTGCGCCAAGCGCAAAGGCCCGGCTCGGCAAGGGTGTCGTGTGGACCGCGACGCCTCCGGACGGCGCGCCGTTGCTGGCCTCGCCGCTGGCGCGTTCCGACTATGAGGCGCGCCTTTCGCGTTGCTGGCGGCCCTATCACGCAAGCCTTGCTGCGCTCTTGAAGGAGACCCGCGGGGCGGGGCGGGGCGTCTATCATCTCGATCTGCATTCCATGCAGCCGGTTGCAAACGCCATGCATGAAGACACAACGGGCGGCTTGCGACCCGACATTGTCCTGTCGGACCGCGAGGGCCAAAGCTGCGAGCCCGGCTTCATCGAGGCTGCCAAGCGGATTCTGGGCCGTCTCGGTTTTTCCGTCGCGATCAACGATCCCTTCAAGGGGGCGGAGATCCTGGCCCGGCACGGAGACCCAGAGAATGGTGTCCACAGTCTGCAGGTCGAGGTCAACCGCGCGCTCTACATGAACGTCGAAACCTATGAAAAGACAGCGGATTTCTCGGACACTCAGCAGCGGCTGAGCGTGTTTCTGCGCGACCTGCGCGATTGGGTCGCGGCAAGATAG
- a CDS encoding TAXI family TRAP transporter solute-binding subunit yields the protein MNIWSKLAIAASALALLPLSAAAETRITYKSASAGSSYYQMGVQIAEAIKAGTDGDIIVTLEESQGSVQNVMEAAVRPGNYVFTTPPVLVSLAKGGKAMFEGKENAKFADIRALFPIPSLTMHFVVRDDAGVETFADLAGKTILLGKGSFGAREGEKYLDLFGLKDKVTLADVELSNAGPALKNGQIDGFVTAGSWPAPNVIEAAAGTGVSILSLTDEQIAETKRTKLVIPAGTYAGQGEDIVTTSLPVVAFTTAAMDDDTAYELTKTFWEQKDRMGADAPWWNGVSEALLANITGKIHPGAQRYYAERGVELSDAQK from the coding sequence ATGAACATCTGGAGCAAGCTGGCCATTGCCGCCTCGGCGCTGGCGCTTCTGCCGCTGTCGGCCGCCGCCGAAACCCGCATCACCTACAAGTCCGCCTCCGCCGGCTCGTCCTACTACCAGATGGGCGTGCAGATCGCGGAAGCCATCAAGGCCGGTACGGACGGCGACATCATCGTCACCCTGGAAGAAAGCCAGGGCTCGGTGCAGAACGTCATGGAAGCGGCCGTGCGTCCGGGCAATTACGTCTTCACCACGCCGCCGGTTCTCGTTTCGCTCGCCAAGGGCGGCAAGGCGATGTTCGAGGGCAAGGAGAACGCGAAATTCGCCGACATCCGCGCGCTCTTTCCGATCCCCTCGCTGACCATGCATTTCGTCGTGCGCGACGACGCGGGCGTCGAGACCTTCGCCGATCTCGCCGGCAAGACCATCCTGCTCGGCAAGGGCAGTTTCGGCGCGCGCGAGGGCGAGAAATATCTCGACCTTTTCGGGCTGAAGGACAAGGTGACGCTCGCCGACGTGGAACTGTCGAACGCCGGCCCCGCGCTCAAGAACGGCCAGATCGACGGCTTCGTCACCGCCGGCTCCTGGCCTGCTCCGAATGTGATCGAGGCGGCCGCCGGAACGGGCGTCTCGATCCTGTCGCTGACGGACGAGCAGATCGCCGAGACCAAGCGCACCAAGCTGGTGATTCCGGCCGGAACCTACGCCGGGCAGGGCGAGGACATCGTGACAACGTCGCTTCCCGTCGTCGCCTTCACGACCGCGGCAATGGATGACGACACCGCCTACGAGTTGACCAAGACCTTCTGGGAGCAGAAGGACAGGATGGGTGCCGATGCGCCCTGGTGGAACGGCGTGTCGGAAGCGCTTCTCGCCAACATCACCGGCAAGATCCACCCCGGCGCTCAGCGTTACTATGCCGAGCGCGGCGTCGAGCTGAGCGACGCGCAGAAGTAA
- the serA gene encoding phosphoglycerate dehydrogenase, translating to MNTGLSRPKDQIRWLLLEGISPSATTVLAASGYTNVQRHKTALDKEALKEALQGVHILGIRSRTQVDAEILEAAQTLVAVGCFSVGTNQVDLVSANRRGITVFNAPFSNTRSVAELTVAEIVMLVRGTFQKSMAAHNGRWLKSAAGSNEVRGKTLGIVGYGNIGSQLSMLAEAMGMRVIYFDQTDKLRHGNVEPTATLNDLLAVSDVVSLHLPQTPETRGMIGRAEIAAMKKGAYLINNARGTVLDIDALADALKSGHLAGAAVDVFPSEPKSNDEEFVSPLRGLDNVILTPHVGGSTEEAQERIGEEVARRLVEYSDVGSTIGAVNFPQVQLPKGTENTRFIQVQRNAPGELGKLNDLFARWKVNIAAQHYQTDGEVGYVVLDADGPVDNAVTLLEEIRKLSGTIRARLLNRV from the coding sequence ATGAACACCGGTCTGTCTCGCCCCAAGGACCAGATCCGCTGGTTGCTGCTTGAGGGCATCAGCCCGTCCGCGACCACCGTACTGGCCGCGTCCGGCTACACCAATGTCCAGCGCCACAAGACGGCACTCGACAAGGAGGCCCTGAAGGAGGCGCTTCAAGGCGTCCATATTCTCGGTATTCGCTCGCGCACCCAGGTCGATGCGGAGATCCTGGAAGCGGCGCAGACCCTTGTCGCCGTGGGGTGTTTCTCCGTCGGCACAAATCAGGTCGATCTGGTGAGCGCGAATCGGCGCGGCATCACGGTCTTCAACGCACCGTTTTCCAACACGCGCAGCGTTGCGGAATTGACCGTGGCGGAAATCGTCATGCTGGTGCGCGGCACATTCCAGAAGTCGATGGCCGCGCACAATGGCCGGTGGTTGAAAAGCGCGGCCGGCAGCAACGAAGTGCGCGGCAAGACGCTCGGCATCGTCGGCTACGGCAACATCGGCTCGCAGCTCTCAATGCTGGCCGAGGCGATGGGCATGCGGGTGATCTATTTCGATCAGACCGACAAGCTGCGTCACGGCAATGTCGAACCGACAGCGACGCTGAACGACCTGTTGGCGGTCTCGGACGTGGTCTCCCTCCATCTGCCGCAGACGCCGGAAACACGCGGCATGATCGGCCGCGCCGAAATCGCCGCCATGAAAAAGGGCGCCTATCTGATCAACAACGCGCGCGGCACCGTGCTTGATATCGACGCGCTGGCCGATGCGCTGAAATCGGGGCATCTCGCCGGCGCTGCGGTCGATGTTTTCCCGAGCGAGCCGAAGTCGAACGACGAGGAGTTCGTCTCGCCGCTGCGCGGTTTGGACAATGTGATCCTGACGCCGCATGTCGGCGGATCGACGGAAGAGGCGCAAGAACGCATCGGCGAGGAAGTCGCCCGCCGGCTGGTGGAATATTCCGACGTCGGCTCGACCATCGGTGCTGTGAACTTCCCCCAGGTGCAGCTGCCCAAGGGGACCGAGAACACCCGCTTCATCCAGGTCCAGCGCAATGCGCCCGGCGAACTCGGCAAGCTCAACGACCTCTTCGCCAGATGGAAGGTCAACATCGCCGCGCAGCATTATCAAACCGATGGCGAAGTCGGTTACGTCGTGCTCGATGCCGACGGGCCGGTCGACAACGCGGTGACCCTGCTTGAGGAAATCCGCAAGCTCTCGGGCACGATCCGCGCGCGGCTTCTCAACCGGGTGTAG
- a CDS encoding YceI family protein has product MRRLTLTALSGLVALGVSFASPAAAEPRDFKIDPAHFSIVFNAEHIGYAPTWGMFLKGKGSFTFDEDTRALSDLSVTIPAGSVFSNHERRDEHLRSDDFLSAETHPDITFVMTSNAEETPRSGTVTGDLTIRGVTRPVTLDVTLNKVGPYPFGDTFVVGISARTTLKRSEFGMTYAVENGLVGDEVPIRIDLEAIRQ; this is encoded by the coding sequence ATGCGTCGTCTCACACTTACAGCACTGTCGGGTCTTGTTGCGCTCGGCGTCTCATTCGCGTCACCGGCGGCCGCCGAGCCGCGCGACTTCAAAATCGATCCGGCCCATTTTTCCATTGTTTTCAATGCCGAGCACATCGGTTACGCGCCGACCTGGGGCATGTTCCTCAAAGGCAAAGGCTCCTTCACCTTCGACGAGGACACGCGCGCGCTTTCCGATCTTTCGGTCACCATTCCCGCCGGCAGCGTGTTTTCCAATCACGAGCGCCGCGACGAGCATTTGCGCTCAGACGACTTTCTTTCAGCCGAAACGCATCCCGACATCACCTTCGTGATGACCTCAAACGCGGAAGAGACACCGCGCAGCGGCACGGTGACCGGAGATCTCACGATTCGCGGCGTGACCCGCCCGGTGACGCTCGACGTCACCTTGAACAAGGTCGGACCCTACCCCTTCGGCGACACCTTTGTGGTCGGCATCAGCGCGCGAACCACGCTGAAGCGGTCCGAGTTCGGTATGACCTATGCGGTGGAAAACGGGCTGGTCGGCGATGAGGTGCCGATCCGCATCGATCTGGAAGCAATCCGGCAGTAG
- a CDS encoding ABC transporter permease, whose amino-acid sequence MRHRTLLAGGAIVTLVLVAALVSLVWTPYAIDALSVADRLKGSSLAHPLGTDQYGRDMLSMLMVGARTSIAVALVAVGIGVCLGVPLGLIAAARGGWLDEALMRFNDLVFAFPALLSAVMITALFGAGAVNAIIAIGIFNIPVFARVARGGALATKSREFVLAARVSGKGEIRIIVEHILPNIANLLIVQGTIQFSLGILAEAGLSYVGLGAQPPLASWGRMLNEAQTMMMLAPTLALYPGLAIVVTVIGLNLLGDGLRDLLDPRLKRRVN is encoded by the coding sequence TTGCGCCACCGCACGCTGCTCGCCGGCGGCGCCATCGTCACGCTGGTGCTGGTGGCGGCCCTCGTCTCGCTGGTGTGGACCCCCTATGCGATCGACGCGCTCTCCGTCGCCGACCGGCTGAAGGGATCGTCCCTGGCGCATCCGCTCGGCACGGATCAATACGGCCGCGACATGCTGTCGATGCTGATGGTCGGCGCGCGCACATCCATCGCCGTAGCGCTGGTGGCGGTGGGGATCGGCGTATGCCTCGGCGTGCCCCTCGGATTGATCGCCGCCGCACGTGGCGGCTGGCTCGACGAGGCACTGATGCGCTTCAACGATCTCGTCTTTGCCTTTCCCGCACTTCTGTCGGCTGTCATGATCACCGCGTTGTTCGGCGCCGGCGCGGTGAATGCGATCATCGCCATCGGCATCTTCAACATTCCCGTTTTCGCCCGGGTGGCGCGCGGCGGCGCGCTCGCCACCAAGTCGCGCGAGTTCGTGCTGGCGGCTCGGGTGTCGGGCAAGGGCGAGATCCGTATTATCGTCGAACACATCCTGCCCAATATCGCCAACCTCCTGATCGTGCAGGGCACCATCCAGTTCTCGCTCGGCATCCTGGCCGAAGCCGGGCTGTCCTATGTCGGCCTTGGCGCGCAGCCGCCGCTGGCCTCCTGGGGACGGATGCTGAACGAGGCGCAGACGATGATGATGCTGGCGCCGACTCTTGCGCTCTATCCGGGGCTCGCGATCGTCGTCACCGTGATCGGGCTCAACCTGCTCGGGGACGGTTTGCGCGACCTGCTGGATCCGCGGCTGAAACGGCGGGTGAACTGA
- a CDS encoding tellurite resistance TerB family protein, producing the protein MGLFGNLGGKSPLEKDFNIHEAVSGVLLSVVASDGDISDEEVDAFNFVVNRHAIFSSQAPHDFRKMIDAQFSILRKNGWETLAEKAASHVPPNLSGTVFALAVDFVLADGQVESAEEQLIESLRRKLGIDEDDAKSVIQVLALKNGV; encoded by the coding sequence ATGGGACTGTTCGGTAACTTGGGAGGAAAGAGCCCACTCGAAAAGGACTTCAACATCCATGAGGCGGTTAGCGGCGTGCTACTAAGTGTCGTTGCGAGCGACGGCGACATTTCCGATGAGGAAGTCGATGCGTTCAACTTCGTCGTGAACCGGCATGCTATTTTCTCTAGCCAGGCGCCTCATGACTTCCGCAAAATGATCGATGCGCAGTTCTCAATCCTGAGAAAAAATGGTTGGGAAACGCTTGCCGAAAAAGCGGCTTCACATGTGCCACCCAATCTGAGTGGCACGGTTTTCGCCCTAGCCGTCGATTTTGTATTGGCAGATGGTCAAGTCGAAAGCGCAGAGGAGCAACTCATCGAATCCCTCAGACGCAAGCTGGGGATCGATGAAGATGATGCGAAGAGCGTTATCCAAGTCCTTGCTCTGAAGAATGGCGTCTAG
- a CDS encoding ABC transporter ATP-binding protein: MLFQARDLTVGIHGKQILKGVSFDIRAGETLGLVGESGSGKSMTALAAMGLLPHGAEPDGRLLLDGRDLLQMREAEMCRLRGRRIGMVFQEPMTALNPVKTIGDQIAEGVLWHMRTSRAVAAERAADLLDRVGLTRARVTGERYPHQLSGGQRQRVVIAMAIACRPDLLIADEPTTALDVTIQAQILALIQEIVDENRMGCLLISHDLAVVAQMAERVAIMRDGEIVEAGQTGPLFANLTHPYSRALMAASNHVPIRARRPIRPGRAASDELLLSVRDIVRSYPQPRKRFFEKPRRLTAVKGVSFDIRAGQSIGLVGESGCGKSTLARSLLALEAPDSGTLTILGRDPFSARGDAREAVHRAVQVVFQDPYGSFNPRHRIGRVVAEPLHLLRGEIGANEKRDRVMQALSEVGLSPDDAGKYPHEFSGGQRQRIAIARALVTRPRLIIADEPVSALDVSIRAQVLDLLAGLRARLGLAYLFISHDLSVVRAITDEVMVMNGGKIVERGRTARVFDHPRHPYTRMLVAAAPDLKTALAARRARDAEQQEDEQTP, encoded by the coding sequence ATGCTGTTTCAGGCGCGGGACCTCACGGTCGGCATTCACGGAAAACAGATCCTGAAAGGCGTCAGCTTCGACATCCGTGCCGGCGAGACGCTTGGCCTCGTCGGCGAAAGCGGTTCCGGAAAATCGATGACGGCGCTGGCCGCAATGGGCCTTCTGCCTCATGGCGCAGAGCCCGATGGACGCCTTCTGCTCGACGGTCGCGACCTTCTGCAGATGCGCGAAGCCGAGATGTGCCGCTTGCGCGGCCGGCGCATCGGCATGGTGTTCCAGGAGCCGATGACCGCGCTGAACCCGGTCAAGACGATTGGCGACCAGATCGCCGAAGGGGTTCTCTGGCATATGCGCACGTCCCGTGCGGTTGCGGCGGAACGCGCGGCGGACCTACTCGACCGGGTGGGCCTGACGCGCGCGCGCGTCACCGGTGAGCGCTATCCGCATCAGCTCTCCGGGGGACAACGCCAGCGCGTGGTGATCGCGATGGCGATCGCCTGCCGCCCCGACCTCTTGATCGCGGACGAACCGACGACCGCACTCGATGTCACCATCCAGGCGCAGATCCTCGCGCTGATCCAGGAGATCGTCGACGAAAACCGCATGGGCTGCCTGCTGATCAGCCACGATCTCGCCGTGGTGGCGCAGATGGCGGAGCGTGTCGCGATCATGCGCGACGGCGAAATCGTGGAAGCGGGACAGACCGGGCCACTCTTCGCCAATCTCACGCATCCCTATTCCAGGGCGCTGATGGCCGCGTCCAACCATGTGCCGATCCGTGCCCGGCGGCCGATCCGTCCGGGCCGGGCTGCCTCCGACGAATTGCTCCTGAGCGTTCGCGACATCGTTCGCAGCTACCCGCAGCCGCGCAAACGCTTCTTCGAAAAGCCGCGCCGGCTGACCGCCGTCAAGGGCGTGAGCTTTGACATTCGCGCCGGCCAGAGCATCGGCCTCGTCGGGGAATCGGGTTGTGGCAAGTCCACGCTGGCGCGCAGCCTGCTGGCGCTCGAGGCCCCGGACAGCGGCACGCTGACGATCCTGGGACGCGATCCGTTTTCCGCGCGCGGCGATGCCCGCGAGGCCGTGCACCGCGCCGTGCAGGTGGTGTTTCAGGACCCCTACGGCAGTTTCAATCCGCGCCATCGCATCGGCCGGGTGGTGGCGGAACCGCTGCATCTGTTGCGCGGAGAAATCGGGGCGAATGAAAAGCGCGACCGCGTCATGCAAGCCCTGAGCGAGGTGGGGCTTTCGCCCGATGACGCCGGGAAATACCCGCACGAGTTTTCCGGCGGGCAACGCCAACGCATCGCCATCGCCCGTGCACTCGTCACACGACCGCGCCTGATCATCGCCGACGAGCCGGTCTCCGCGCTCGATGTCTCGATCCGCGCGCAGGTCCTCGACCTGCTGGCCGGCTTGCGCGCCAGGCTCGGCCTCGCCTATCTCTTCATCTCGCATGATTTGAGCGTGGTGCGTGCGATCACCGACGAGGTGATGGTGATGAACGGCGGAAAGATTGTGGAGCGCGGGCGCACGGCGCGCGTCTTCGACCATCCCCGACACCCCTATACGCGCATGCTGGTTGCCGCAGCCCCCGACCTCAAGACGGCACTGGCTGCACGCAGGGCGAGGGACGCCGAGCAACAGGAAGACGAGCAGACACCATGA